From Symphalangus syndactylus isolate Jambi chromosome 17, NHGRI_mSymSyn1-v2.1_pri, whole genome shotgun sequence, one genomic window encodes:
- the TOMM40 gene encoding mitochondrial import receptor subunit TOM40 homolog, giving the protein MGNVLAASSPPAGPPPPPAPALVGLPPPPPSPPGFTLPPLGGSLGAGTSTSRGSERTPGAATASASGAAEDGACGCLPNPGTFEECHRKCKELFPIQMEGVKLTVNKGLSNHFQVNHTVALSTIGESNYHFGVTYVGTKQLSPTEAFPVLVGDMDNSGSLNAQVIHQLGPGLRSKMAIQTQQSKFVNWQVDGEYRGSDFTAAVTLGNPDVLVGSGILVAHYLQSITPCLALGGELVYHRRPGEEGTVMSLAGKYTLNNWLATVTLGQAGMHATYYHKASDQLQVGVEFEASTRMQDTSVSFGYQLDLPKANLLFKGSVDSNWIVGATLEKKLPPLPLTLALGAFLNHRKNKFQCGFGLTIG; this is encoded by the exons ATGGGGAACGTGTTGGCCGCCAGCTCGCCGCCCGCAGGGCCGCCACCGCCGCCTGCGCCGGCCCTCGTGGGGCTGCCGCCACCTCCGCCCTCGCCGCCGGGCTTCACGCTGCCGCcgctgggaggcagcctgggcgCCGGCACCAGTACGAGTCGAGGTTCGGAACGGACCCCCGGGGCTGCAACCGCCAGTGCCTCAGGGGCCGCCGAGGATGGGGCCTGCGGCTGCCTGCCCAACCCGGGCACATTCGAGGAGTGCCACCGGAAGTGCAAGG AGCTGTTTCCCATTCAGATGGAGGGTGTCAAGCTCACAGTCAACAAAGGGTTGAGTAACCATTTCCAG GTGAACCACACAGTAGCCCTCAGCACAATCGGGGAGTCCAACTACCACTTCGGGGTCACGTATGTGGGGACAAAGCAGCTGAGTCCCACAGAG GCGTTCCCTGTACTGGTGGGTGACATGGACAACAGCGGCAGTCTCAACGCTCAGGTCATTCACCAGCTGGGCCCCGGTCTCAGGTCCAAGATGGCCATCCAG ACCCAGCAGTCGAAGTTTGTGAACTGGCAGGTGGACGGGGAGTATCGGGGTTCTGACTTCACAGCAGCCGTCACCCTGGGGAACCCAGACGTCCTGGTGGGTTCAG GAATCCTCGTAGCCCACTACCTCCAGAGCATCACGCCTTGCCTAGCCCTGGGCGGAGAGCTGGTCTACCACCGGCGGCCTGGAGAGGAGGGCACTGTCATGTCTCTAGCTGGGAAATACACAT TGAACAACTGGTTGGCAACGGTAACGTTGGGCCAGGCGGGCATGCACGCAACATACTACCACAAAGCCAGTGACCAG CTGCAGGTGGGtgtggagtttgaggccagcacaAGGATGCAGGACACCAGCGTCTCCTTCGGGTACCAGCTGGACCTGCCCAAGGCCAACCTCCTCTTCAAAG GCTCTGTGGATAGCAACTGGATCGTGGGTGCCACGCTGGAGAAGAAGCTCCCGCCCCTGCCCCTGACACTGGCCCTTGGGGCCTTCCTGAATCACCGGAAGAACAAGTTCCAGTGTGGCTTTGGCCTCACCATCGGCTGA